A genomic window from Gossypium hirsutum isolate 1008001.06 chromosome D10, Gossypium_hirsutum_v2.1, whole genome shotgun sequence includes:
- the LOC107914650 gene encoding protein SHORT-ROOT encodes MYNNSSSSNNNNNHHHQPQTSHTSTSRSSDYSAGGDGEPSAAGNKWASRLLKECARAIYDKDSSKIHHLLWMLNELASPYGDCDQKLASYFLQALFCKATESGQRCFKTLTLVAEKSHCFDSARKLILKFQEVSPWTTFGHVAANGAILEALDGEPKLHIIDISNTLCTQWPTLLEALATRNDDTPHLKLTVVVTANIVRSVMKEISQRMEKFARLMGVPFEFNVISGLNHLGQLTKEALGVVEDEAVAVNCMGALRRVPVEGRAAVIGMFRSLGPKVVTVVEEEADFSSTRYDFVKCFEECLRFYTVYFEMLEESFTPTSNEKLMLERECSRGIVRVLACDDDQDNEGERERRERGSQWSERLKEAFSSVGFSDDVVDDVKALLKRYKPGWALAQPYQNETGLYLTWKEEPVVWASAWKP; translated from the coding sequence ATGtacaacaacagcagcagcagcaataacaacaacaaccatcatcatcaacctCAAACTAGCCACACGTCGACCAGCCGTTCATCAGACTACTCGGCCGGCGGTGACGGGGAGCCTAGTGCGGCGGGTAACAAATGGGCATCAAGGCTTCTAAAGGAATGTGCTAGAGCCATCTACGACAAAGATTCTAGCAAAATCCATCACCTTCTTTGGATGCTAAACGAACTGGCTTCCCCTTATGGAGACTGTGATCAGAAACTAGCATCGTATTTCTTGCAGGCCCTGTTTTGTAAGGCCACTGAGTCAGGACAAAGATGCTTTAAAACCCTAACTTTAGTCGCAGAAAAGAGCCACTGCTTTGATTCAGCTCGGAAGTTAATCCTCAAGTTCCAAGAGGTCAGTCCATGGACAACTTTCGGTCACGTAGCCGCCAATGGTGCAATTCTGGAAGCCTTAGATGGTGAGCCCAAACTTCACATCATCGATATAAGCAATACCCTTTGCACTCAATGGCCTACTTTGCTCGAAGCCTTGGCCACTCGAAACGATGACACCCCACACTTAAAGCTCACTGTTGTGGTCACTGCAAATATTGTACGATCGGTGATGAAGGAAATAAGCCAGCGAATGGAGAAGTTTGCTAGGTTAATGGGTGTACCCTTTGAGTTTAATGTAATAAGTGGGCTAAACCATTTGGGCCAACTCACAAAAGAGGCACTCGGTGTTGTTGAAGATGAAGCTGTCGCGGTTAATTGTATGGGAGCCTTGCGAAGAGTCCCCGTCGAGGGAAGAGCTGCAGTGATCGGGATGTTCCGGTCGCTGGGGCCTAAAGTCGTAACCGTCGTTGAGGAAGAAGCTGACTTTTCAAGCACTCGATACGACTTCGTCAAATGCTTTGAAGAATGCCTGAGATTTTACACAGTCTACTTTGAAATGCTTGAAGAAAGCTTCACCCCAACCAGCAATGAGAAGCTTATGCTGGAGAGGGAGTGCTCAAGGGGCATAGTTAGGGTTTTAGCTTGTGACGATGACCAGGACAATGAAGGAGAGCGTGAGAGAAGAGAAAGAGGGAGCCAATGGTCTGAAAGACTCAAGGAAGCTTTCTCATCGGTCGGATTTAGCGACGATGTTGTGGACGACGTCAAGGCATTGCTAAAAAGGTACAAGCCCGGATGGGCACTCGCACAACCATATCAAAATGAAACAGGACTTTACTTAACATGGAAAGAAGAACCTGTAGTATGGGCATCCGCATGGAAACCCTAA